The DNA window TACTCGCGCTGACGCGCGGGACGTCACTCGTCGTACGCGGAACCGAGCCCCCGCAGCACCCCGTGCTGCGGGGGCTCGGCCGTTTCCCGGCCCCGGACCCTTCCGGCCGGGCGCCACGGGTGCGCGGCGGGGCCCGTACCGGCGATAACGCGTCGGGAATGCGGGCAGCGGCGCGATAGGGTTCTGCCCTGCGGCCCAAGGTGTGCGCCCGACCGTTCCGCGCACCGCCGGTCCCCGCCGCGACGGGGCCCCGGCCAGGGCGGCCCCAGCAGCCGACGCAGCATACGAGGGAGCACGCAAGGTGTCCGTGGGAGAGATGGCCGGCCTGATCGTGGCCGTCTTCTGGGCCGTCCTCGTGACCCTGCTCGCCGTGGTGCTGGTGCGGCTCTCCCGGGTCCTCAAGGAAACCACTACGCTCGTCAGAGGGGTCTCCGAGCAGGCCGTACCGCTGCTGGAGGACGCCTCGGCCGCGCTGGCCGACGCCCAGCAGCAGCTGGACCGGGTCGACGAGATCACCGCCAACGTCCAGGATGCCGCGGCCAACGCCCAGGCACTCTCCTCCACCGTCGCGGCCACCCTCGGCGGCCCGCTGGTGAAGGTCGCCGCCTTCAGCTACGGCGTACGGCGGGCCGTGGCGCGGCAGCAGGGCGTGGCGGGCACGGCAGCCCTGAGAACGGCCCCGCAGGGCGACCGCGAGGCCATCGCCGCCATCGTCCGGGCCGAGGTCCGGGCGGCCACCGCCCCCCGGCGGGGCGGGCTGGCCTCCCGCATCCGGCGAGCCGTGAGGGGCTGACAGAGACCGTGCGACGCATCTTCTGGATGGCGGTCGGCGCCGGCGCCACCGTCTGGGCCATGAGCAAGGCCAACGACGCCGCCCGCCGCCTCACCCCGACCGGCCTGGCCGGCACCGCCGCCCGCGGCGCCCTCGACCTCGGCGACGCGGTCCGGCAGTTCACCGGCGAGGTACGGGCCGGCATGGCCGAGCGCGAACGGGAACTCCGCACCGACCTGGGCCTGGACGGCAGCGCCGTACTCCCGGCCCCGCCGCCCCGGCGGGCACCGGCCGCACCGCGCGAGCCGGCGGTCGAGTACCGAGCTATCGCGCCGGCCCCGGGCCTGCCCGGAGCCGGCCCGGTACGCCGCCTCGCCCCCCAGCAGAACCGACAGACACCCGCCGCCCTCGAAACGACATCCGATCCCCGCGAGGCAGGACTGCGCGGCCGACGCCCGCGCAGGGGCAGCACCCACAACCGGAAGGACCACTGATGGAGTCGGCAGAGATCCGCCGCCGCTGGCTGCGCTTCTTCGAGGAGCGCGGCCACACCGTCGTTCCGTCGGCATCCCTGGTCGCCGACGACCCGACGCTGCTGCTGGTGCCCGCAGGCATGGTGCCGTTCAAGCCCTACTTCCTCGGGGAGGTCAAGCCGCCCTTCAGCCGCGCCACCAGCGTGCAGAAGTGCGTCCGCACCCCCGACATCGAAGAGGTCGGCAAGACCACCCGCCACGGC is part of the Peterkaempfera bronchialis genome and encodes:
- a CDS encoding DUF948 domain-containing protein, with product MSVGEMAGLIVAVFWAVLVTLLAVVLVRLSRVLKETTTLVRGVSEQAVPLLEDASAALADAQQQLDRVDEITANVQDAAANAQALSSTVAATLGGPLVKVAAFSYGVRRAVARQQGVAGTAALRTAPQGDREAIAAIVRAEVRAATAPRRGGLASRIRRAVRG
- a CDS encoding DUF6167 family protein, with the protein product MRRIFWMAVGAGATVWAMSKANDAARRLTPTGLAGTAARGALDLGDAVRQFTGEVRAGMAERERELRTDLGLDGSAVLPAPPPRRAPAAPREPAVEYRAIAPAPGLPGAGPVRRLAPQQNRQTPAALETTSDPREAGLRGRRPRRGSTHNRKDH